The genomic window ACGCGGTGATTGAAGAAACAGGCAACAAAGCAGGGATTCCAGACTTTACGGTGAAGCGGCGAGAGTTGCTAGTGGGTTATGTGGAAGCCAAAGACGTTGAGCTAGATCTAGATCGGGTAGAAAAAACAGAACAATTACAACGATATCTAGAATCGTTTCCTAATTTGGTGTTGACCAATTATCTAGAGTTTCGCTGGTATGTCAACGGGAAGCGCAGACTTAAGGAGGTATTAGCCGATCGCAAAGGCAATACACTGCAAGTAAAAGATACTGACAAAATTGCGGCTCTGCTGGAGCAGTTTCTCAACTACACAGGCGAGATCGTAAGCAGTCCTGAAGACTTAGCGCGACAGATGGCGAGGTTAACAAAAGCGATCCGATTGGCAACAGAAACGGCTCTTAGCCTAGAGGAATCTGAGGGAGAATTACATCAATTAAAGCAGGGCTTTAGTGAAGTGTTATTGCCCGATTTGACTGATGCTGACTTTGCTGATATGTATGCTCAGACGATTTCTTATGGATTATTTGCGGCAAGAGTCGGTCATGCTCAAAATCCGGCGGGTGAAGTGTTTACCCGTCGCACTGCTGGCACCTATATTCCACCAACAAACCCATTTTTGAAGCGGTTGTTTAATACGATCGTCGAAACTGATGCGGTGAGTCAGATTGATTGGGCGATCGACGATCTCGTGCAATTGCTGTCTCAGGTGGATATGGGCAGCATTCTGGAAAATTTTGGGCGGCGTACTCGTCAAGAAGACCCGGTTGTGCATTTTTACGAAACGTTTCTGGCGGCGTATAATGCGGCTTTGCGAAAGAGTCGGGGCGTTTATTACACACCGGAACCTGTGGTGTCGTTTATTGTGCGATCGGTAGATGCGATTCTAAAAGATCGCTTTGATTTGCCGTTAGGTTTAGCCGATAATGCCAAAGATCCAGTAACGCAAAAGCCGAGAGTGCAAATTCTTGACCCAGCAACGGGTACGGGTACGTTTTTGTATGAGGTGGTGAAGCAGATTTATCGCAATTTAGAAGAAATTGGCATGGCGAACCAATGGGATAGCTATGTGCGAGATAATTTGCTGAATCGGTTGTTTGGCTTTGAGTTGCTGATGGCTCCTTATGCGATCGCTCACCTTAAACTCGGTCTACAACTACAAGAACTAGGCTACCAATTTAAGGGCAAACAGCGATTAGGAATTTACCTCACAAATACGCTAGATGAAGCACTGAAAAAGTCAGAGATTTTGTTTGGTCAGTTTGTCGCACAGGAAGCCAATGAAGCCTCAACGGTGAAGCGAGATACACCTGTAATGGTTGTAATAGGCAATCCGCCCTATTCGGGAAATTCGGCAAATAAAAGCGAGTGGATTGCAGGTTTAGTTAAAGATTATTACTATGTAGACGG from Aerosakkonema funiforme FACHB-1375 includes these protein-coding regions:
- a CDS encoding N-6 DNA methylase, which translates into the protein MPSLSFDTYLKSIQKNLQKGSERSHYPALKNLLDDPANGIDAVIEETGNKAGIPDFTVKRRELLVGYVEAKDVELDLDRVEKTEQLQRYLESFPNLVLTNYLEFRWYVNGKRRLKEVLADRKGNTLQVKDTDKIAALLEQFLNYTGEIVSSPEDLARQMARLTKAIRLATETALSLEESEGELHQLKQGFSEVLLPDLTDADFADMYAQTISYGLFAARVGHAQNPAGEVFTRRTAGTYIPPTNPFLKRLFNTIVETDAVSQIDWAIDDLVQLLSQVDMGSILENFGRRTRQEDPVVHFYETFLAAYNAALRKSRGVYYTPEPVVSFIVRSVDAILKDRFDLPLGLADNAKDPVTQKPRVQILDPATGTGTFLYEVVKQIYRNLEEIGMANQWDSYVRDNLLNRLFGFELLMAPYAIAHLKLGLQLQELGYQFKGKQRLGIYLTNTLDEALKKSEILFGQFVAQEANEASTVKRDTPVMVVIGNPPYSGNSANKSEWIAGLVKDYYYVDGLPLGEQNPKYLQDDYVKFIRFGQWRIDRTGSGILAFITNHGYLDNPTFRGMRQSLEKTFDEIYLIDLHGNSRKKEVAPDGSPDKNVFDIQQGVAVAIMVKYPKEKP